The following proteins come from a genomic window of Frankia casuarinae:
- a CDS encoding PIG-L deacetylase family protein — translation MPYGRTMQEERVADERRPFADDSGTPESVWQGWDPGWAELDLTVPPTNAVIVAPHPDDEVLGIGGLMTILSTLSVSLTVVAVTDGDASHPGSPTLSPAELARRRVAEQHSALAELGLAQVPVHRVGLRDGRVAGHEELLADQLEPLLTADGWLLATYAGDRHPDHEATGRAAEIAAARAGTRLLEYPIWTWHWAVPDDPRVPWARARRVHLPVDVHRAKQRAVDCYRTQIAPLSTHPADAAVLPAEALARLLRPAETVFV, via the coding sequence ATGCCGTATGGAAGAACGATGCAGGAGGAACGCGTGGCGGACGAGCGTCGGCCCTTCGCCGACGACAGCGGGACCCCCGAATCGGTCTGGCAGGGATGGGATCCGGGGTGGGCGGAGCTGGACCTGACCGTTCCGCCCACAAACGCGGTGATCGTGGCTCCCCACCCGGACGATGAGGTGCTGGGCATCGGTGGTCTGATGACCATCCTGTCTACGCTGAGTGTGTCGCTCACCGTTGTTGCTGTGACTGATGGTGATGCATCCCATCCCGGATCTCCGACGCTGTCGCCGGCCGAGCTTGCGCGGCGACGGGTGGCGGAACAGCATTCCGCTCTCGCCGAACTCGGCCTGGCCCAGGTACCGGTGCATCGGGTCGGCCTGCGCGACGGGCGGGTCGCCGGGCACGAGGAGTTGTTGGCCGACCAGCTGGAACCGTTGCTCACCGCCGACGGGTGGCTGCTCGCGACGTATGCCGGGGATCGTCATCCAGATCATGAGGCGACGGGTCGGGCGGCGGAGATCGCCGCCGCGCGGGCGGGCACCCGGCTGCTCGAGTACCCCATCTGGACCTGGCACTGGGCGGTGCCGGACGACCCGCGAGTTCCTTGGGCCAGGGCGCGACGGGTGCATCTTCCCGTCGACGTGCATCGGGCCAAGCAGCGAGCGGTCGACTGCTACCGCACCCAGATTGCTCCGCTTTCAACCCATCCGGCCGATGCTGCGGTGCTTCCGGCCGAGGCCTTGGCGCGGCTCCTGCGCCCAGCCGAGACGGTCTTCGTCTGA
- a CDS encoding AAA family ATPase, with the protein MGDGRDSTSGDRSAVATFSASFHDVVANVEKVIRGKREVVDLATICMFADGHLLVEDVPGLGKTSLARSLAASVGAGCHRIQFTPDLLPADIIGTMVYNQRAGEFGLRAGPVFTNLVIGDGINRASPKTQSALLEAMEEGRVTVDGTGYPVPRPFMVVATQNPIDLDGTYSLPEARLDRFLMRLRMGYPSLAAELEILDGRQVGRRIEDLRPVMRAEDVVAHAARTLAIHVAPALRRYIVDLVAATRTLPDVVRLGASPRGSIALLRAVQVRAASQGRAFVTPDDVKVLAKPVLAHRLVLSPEAELRRVIAEDVVDEVVETIPSPRRLVGI; encoded by the coding sequence ATGGGCGACGGCCGCGACAGTACGTCTGGCGACCGGTCCGCGGTTGCCACGTTCTCAGCCTCCTTCCATGATGTGGTCGCAAACGTCGAGAAGGTCATCCGCGGCAAGCGTGAGGTGGTGGATCTCGCGACGATCTGTATGTTCGCCGACGGCCATCTCCTCGTCGAGGATGTCCCCGGTCTGGGGAAGACCTCCCTGGCCCGCAGCCTCGCCGCGTCGGTGGGCGCCGGCTGTCATCGCATCCAGTTCACGCCCGACCTGCTGCCCGCGGACATCATCGGGACGATGGTCTACAACCAGCGTGCCGGCGAGTTCGGACTCCGCGCGGGCCCGGTGTTCACCAATCTTGTCATCGGCGATGGGATCAACCGCGCCTCGCCGAAGACGCAGTCGGCTCTGCTGGAGGCCATGGAGGAGGGGCGGGTCACCGTCGATGGGACCGGCTATCCGGTACCGCGGCCCTTCATGGTCGTCGCGACGCAGAACCCGATCGACCTGGACGGCACGTACAGCCTGCCCGAGGCCCGCTTGGACCGGTTCCTCATGCGACTGCGGATGGGATATCCCTCCCTCGCTGCGGAGCTGGAGATCCTCGATGGTCGGCAGGTGGGTCGGCGCATCGAGGATCTGAGACCGGTGATGCGGGCGGAGGACGTGGTGGCCCACGCGGCCCGGACACTCGCCATCCATGTGGCACCCGCCCTCCGGCGGTACATCGTCGATCTGGTCGCCGCGACCCGCACGCTGCCGGATGTCGTCCGCCTGGGGGCGAGCCCACGAGGCAGTATCGCGCTGCTTCGGGCCGTCCAGGTGCGTGCCGCGTCGCAGGGACGGGCCTTCGTGACCCCCGACGATGTCAAGGTGCTGGCCAAGCCGGTCCTGGCACACCGGCTGGTGCTGAGCCCCGAGGCGGAACTGCGCCGCGTCATCGCCGAGGACGTCGTGGACGAGGTCGTCGAGACCATCCCGTCCCCGCGTCGTCTCGTCGGCATCTGA
- a CDS encoding FUSC family protein, which translates to MQDGWLGRLTRAFPDDPGLINLKAAVRVAFIAPTLLAVTYLAGGDVRLSLFAWFGAYTLLEFIDFTGPTKTRLLAYVAFVLITVSLIVIGALCSRTPWLAAPVTALVALVVLFSGVLNAYFAAAGRATLMAFVLSVMTPGPVSAIPERLAGWGAAMVVAVTAAMVLWTERPPTRLRAALAQACRSMAAGVAWTTMPFPQSDGTGADGTGADEVPRIWTDVFHLRRRFAETAHRPSGVGGRTAALGYLVVDVNWLVPFAEPRADRNRIAAACFPREAAEIHTAAAATLAAAADRLDRGPRPSERLGLDRLERAERRMRTALLDYLEGQVSRPAPDADGWSARSAQKMDDLVVAESEQPPADLAIAEAFRLRRLARGTRELATNVLQVTAPAPALRSWVRPRGWPARLRRLTRRGAAATDLAAGYASIRSVWFRNSVRGAVGLALAVALAQNTEVQHGFWVVLGTLSVLRSNVVATSSTILRDLLGTGIGIVVGGLFVALIGTHTVVSWPLLPLAVFVAGYMRRKSFFALGQAGFTVAILILFNIVEPLGWRVGLVRIQDVMIGFGVSLAVGALLWPRGAAAVIRHRAAAAYRMGAAFLALVVMRAPGDDDPPSARPRTSPWLDPAYTDMSGHPDGPADTIGVLVSRVGASRTAGASQTAGASRTEDADTAGSDDAALRRPSRDQQVAAAARDAIRAGRLLDDAVRQYLSEQPDGRLDVDALMTVVGGALRLRRTAQLLHAGDVPWPADILRAGGGVNMIASTIEISAALPDLAAAQEAVTVETTELCDWYLRFAEALGGGKPPPPADPNPTPGPASMAALAVVRHGAAAHRRPELRAGVALAARATYLDILRGLQPMLTDAGLALVHQGPAGRRGWAADVRPRRTRRMPR; encoded by the coding sequence ATGCAGGACGGATGGCTGGGACGGCTCACCAGAGCGTTCCCCGACGACCCCGGGCTGATCAACCTCAAGGCGGCCGTCCGGGTTGCCTTCATCGCCCCCACGCTGCTGGCCGTCACCTATCTGGCTGGTGGGGACGTGCGGCTGAGCCTGTTCGCCTGGTTCGGCGCCTACACCCTGCTGGAGTTCATCGACTTCACCGGGCCGACCAAGACCAGGCTGTTGGCCTACGTCGCGTTCGTGCTTATCACCGTCTCGCTCATCGTCATCGGCGCGTTGTGCTCCCGGACACCTTGGCTGGCGGCACCGGTGACCGCGCTGGTCGCCCTGGTCGTGCTGTTTTCCGGGGTCCTCAACGCGTATTTCGCCGCCGCCGGACGGGCCACGCTGATGGCCTTCGTCCTGTCGGTGATGACGCCTGGCCCGGTGTCCGCCATTCCGGAACGGCTCGCCGGCTGGGGGGCCGCCATGGTGGTGGCCGTCACCGCGGCCATGGTGCTGTGGACGGAGCGGCCCCCAACACGGCTGCGTGCCGCGCTGGCCCAGGCGTGTCGGTCGATGGCCGCCGGGGTGGCGTGGACGACCATGCCTTTTCCGCAGTCTGACGGGACCGGGGCGGACGGGACCGGGGCGGACGAAGTTCCCCGGATCTGGACCGACGTGTTCCACCTGCGCCGCAGGTTCGCCGAGACCGCGCACCGGCCCAGCGGTGTCGGCGGGCGCACCGCGGCGCTGGGGTATCTCGTCGTGGACGTCAACTGGCTGGTCCCGTTCGCCGAACCGCGTGCGGACCGGAATCGGATCGCGGCGGCATGCTTCCCCCGCGAAGCTGCCGAGATCCACACCGCCGCCGCTGCCACGCTCGCCGCCGCGGCCGATCGACTCGACCGCGGTCCACGGCCGAGCGAGAGGCTCGGCCTGGACCGTTTGGAGCGGGCTGAGCGGAGGATGCGCACGGCCCTGCTGGACTACCTGGAGGGGCAAGTCAGCCGGCCGGCGCCGGACGCTGACGGGTGGAGCGCCCGATCGGCCCAGAAGATGGATGATCTCGTGGTCGCCGAGTCGGAGCAGCCGCCGGCGGACCTCGCGATCGCCGAGGCGTTCCGGCTGCGCAGGCTGGCCCGGGGGACCCGGGAGCTGGCGACGAACGTGCTGCAGGTGACCGCGCCGGCACCGGCGCTGCGCTCCTGGGTGCGGCCGCGTGGCTGGCCCGCCAGGCTAAGGCGGCTCACCCGGCGAGGCGCCGCCGCCACCGATCTGGCCGCCGGATATGCCAGCATCCGGTCGGTGTGGTTCCGCAACAGCGTCCGCGGCGCCGTGGGGCTCGCCCTCGCTGTCGCCCTGGCCCAGAACACCGAGGTGCAGCACGGCTTCTGGGTCGTGCTGGGTACCCTGTCGGTGCTGCGGTCGAACGTGGTGGCGACCAGCTCGACGATCCTGCGGGACCTGCTGGGCACCGGGATCGGCATTGTGGTGGGTGGCCTGTTCGTCGCCCTGATCGGTACCCACACCGTAGTATCGTGGCCGCTGCTGCCGCTGGCTGTGTTCGTCGCCGGCTACATGCGACGGAAGTCGTTCTTCGCGCTGGGCCAGGCAGGCTTCACCGTTGCCATCCTCATCCTTTTCAACATCGTTGAACCATTAGGCTGGCGGGTGGGGCTGGTCCGCATTCAGGACGTTATGATCGGCTTCGGGGTTAGCCTGGCCGTGGGAGCGCTGCTGTGGCCGCGAGGAGCGGCGGCGGTAATCCGGCACCGTGCCGCCGCGGCCTATCGGATGGGCGCGGCTTTCCTCGCCCTGGTCGTCATGCGGGCACCCGGTGATGACGATCCGCCCAGCGCCCGGCCGCGAACCTCGCCCTGGCTGGACCCGGCCTATACCGACATGTCGGGCCATCCGGACGGCCCCGCGGACACCATCGGTGTGCTCGTGAGCCGGGTCGGCGCCTCCCGAACAGCCGGCGCATCCCAAACAGCCGGCGCATCCCGAACAGAGGACGCCGACACCGCGGGCTCGGACGATGCGGCCCTCCGCCGTCCCAGCCGGGACCAGCAGGTGGCCGCCGCGGCCCGCGATGCCATCCGCGCCGGGCGGCTGCTCGACGACGCGGTCCGTCAGTACCTGTCGGAGCAGCCTGACGGCCGGCTCGACGTCGACGCGCTCATGACCGTCGTCGGCGGGGCGCTGCGGCTGCGCCGGACCGCGCAGCTGCTGCACGCCGGCGACGTGCCCTGGCCGGCCGACATCCTGCGGGCCGGGGGCGGCGTCAACATGATCGCCTCGACCATAGAGATCTCCGCCGCGCTGCCCGATCTGGCCGCAGCCCAGGAAGCGGTCACGGTGGAGACGACCGAGCTGTGCGACTGGTATCTGCGGTTCGCCGAGGCACTCGGCGGCGGCAAGCCTCCGCCGCCGGCAGACCCGAACCCCACTCCTGGCCCGGCCAGCATGGCGGCGCTGGCCGTGGTGCGCCATGGCGCCGCCGCGCACCGACGCCCGGAACTACGCGCCGGCGTGGCGCTCGCAGCACGCGCGACCTATCTCGACATCCTGCGTGGTCTGCAACCGATGCTCACTGACGCGGGCCTGGCGCTCGTTCACCAGGGCCCCGCTGGACGCCGCGGCTGGGCGGCCGACGTACGACCCCGGCGGACTCGCCGGATGCCACGCTGA
- a CDS encoding SAM-dependent methyltransferase, translating to MAEQHNGTGNPTGHSKIDTTTPHSARIWNYWMGGKDNYPVDREAGDAYIKVFPGIVTLAKESRRFLIRAVAHLAGERGVHQFLDIGTGLPTMQNTHEVAQRIAPDSRIVYVDNDPLVLVHARALLVNTTPEGVTTYLDADLHDPDRIIAGAKNVLNFNEPIVVMFMGILGHVADFDEARAIVARVVAAVPSGSYLLLWDSTNTSEGFDEAQQGYDDTGAVPYILRSPDQVARFFDGLDLLEPGVVSISQWQPDGAEGFAAVDGYGAVARKP from the coding sequence GTGGCTGAGCAGCACAATGGCACCGGGAACCCGACGGGCCATTCGAAGATCGACACGACGACGCCGCATTCAGCTCGGATCTGGAACTACTGGATGGGCGGCAAGGACAACTACCCGGTGGACCGCGAGGCCGGCGACGCCTACATCAAGGTGTTCCCGGGGATCGTCACCCTGGCCAAGGAGTCCCGGCGGTTCCTCATCCGGGCTGTGGCCCACCTCGCCGGCGAGAGGGGCGTCCACCAGTTCCTCGACATCGGCACTGGCCTGCCGACGATGCAGAACACCCATGAAGTCGCCCAGCGCATCGCACCCGATTCCCGCATCGTGTACGTCGACAATGACCCGCTGGTACTAGTACACGCCCGCGCCCTGCTGGTCAACACCACACCGGAAGGTGTGACAACCTATCTCGACGCTGATCTCCACGATCCGGACCGGATCATTGCTGGTGCCAAGAACGTACTGAACTTCAACGAGCCGATCGTCGTCATGTTCATGGGGATCCTGGGGCACGTCGCCGACTTTGATGAGGCACGGGCGATCGTGGCGCGGGTGGTGGCCGCCGTCCCGTCCGGCAGCTATCTACTGCTGTGGGACAGCACCAACACCAGCGAGGGCTTCGACGAAGCCCAGCAGGGCTATGACGACACGGGCGCGGTCCCCTACATCCTGCGCAGTCCGGATCAGGTTGCCCGTTTCTTCGACGGTCTGGACCTTCTAGAGCCGGGTGTGGTGTCGATCTCGCAGTGGCAGCCGGACGGCGCCGAGGGCTTTGCCGCAGTGGATGGATACGGCGCCGTGGCCCGTAAGCCGTAG
- a CDS encoding MMPL family transporter: MLIVALTGVARLCARRRWIAVGMWAVLLLPAVFFVIAGHAQYSHDVTVPGSESQRAMNLARKVIPGGVLPDTEQIVLHARRGTLADPLVHRQVEELLADVGKLPGVLTVADPFGPLGRMVLGVSPVSADGRTAVAPVIMKASALELDLGAIKRVSATARSYGGPELQVELGGPGATALTSAGVPIRPLLAALAVALAVLCLTLRSRVAAMIAAVVAAMATVTTVAVTTVLSHHVLTTPFAALLGGMIALGVSLGGSVLVVYRAQTALARGVGPVDAATEAMVKSVAALASGGVCLSVAMTGVLLLDLGPFTGVALAAGVAGVLSALVTLTLLPALLVLGGTRMLGWVGRHSLTTTGRGLPHRPGVRSWWARQVGRHPAVAVAVACVLLVAMAAPVVTLRLGGADAGAEPTSATARRAYDVVSRDFFSGLNGPMLVVVDRGEGSRTVAVTDVVAALNTTPGVKHAYVSFDSPESGLALIQVLPQAGPRSTDSYDLVHRLRNDVLPAVLRPTVSRAYVGGQAALFADMAADFRDALPMFAFVVLLAVGALTFLTASSRVTAAVLAVSELSCGLATVGVLATVFQQDRFAGKLGLQAGPIEPFILVFVLVVGFGLSPGMNLSLLSRLRETDAPGWRALEGDAVSRGHADVGHVVLTMNLIMILALSVVVAQPSRTLKLLGVGLAVGVALDAFVVRAVVLPALVHLDRRRETAGGVPAQRRPARAATRSYDPPSAPSHAGNGTRGGRFSRRST, encoded by the coding sequence ATGCTGATCGTTGCGTTGACAGGCGTCGCACGTCTGTGTGCCCGCCGTCGCTGGATCGCGGTCGGCATGTGGGCGGTGCTCCTCCTGCCCGCGGTGTTCTTCGTGATCGCGGGTCACGCGCAATACAGCCACGATGTGACGGTTCCCGGTTCCGAGTCGCAGCGGGCAATGAATCTGGCGCGCAAGGTGATTCCGGGCGGCGTCCTGCCGGACACCGAACAGATCGTGCTGCACGCCAGGCGCGGCACGCTGGCGGACCCGCTGGTGCACCGACAGGTCGAGGAGCTGCTCGCCGATGTCGGGAAGCTGCCGGGGGTACTCACCGTCGCCGACCCGTTCGGACCACTAGGCAGGATGGTGCTGGGTGTGTCACCGGTCAGTGCCGACGGGCGCACGGCGGTGGCTCCGGTAATCATGAAAGCGTCGGCGCTCGAACTCGACCTCGGCGCGATCAAACGGGTCTCGGCCACGGCCCGGTCCTACGGCGGTCCCGAGCTTCAGGTGGAGCTGGGCGGACCGGGCGCGACCGCGCTCACCTCGGCCGGCGTCCCGATCCGACCGCTGCTGGCCGCTCTCGCCGTCGCGCTGGCGGTCTTGTGCCTGACCCTGCGTTCGAGGGTGGCCGCCATGATCGCCGCTGTCGTCGCGGCCATGGCCACCGTCACCACCGTGGCCGTCACGACAGTACTGTCCCACCATGTCCTGACTACTCCCTTCGCCGCTCTGCTTGGCGGCATGATCGCCCTCGGGGTCAGCCTGGGCGGGTCCGTCCTGGTCGTGTACCGGGCGCAGACCGCGTTGGCACGGGGTGTGGGCCCGGTCGACGCGGCCACCGAGGCGATGGTGAAGTCGGTCGCCGCCCTGGCCTCCGGTGGCGTGTGCCTGAGCGTGGCGATGACCGGCGTGCTCCTGCTGGACCTGGGCCCATTCACGGGAGTCGCCCTCGCGGCCGGGGTGGCCGGGGTGCTCAGCGCCCTGGTCACCCTCACGCTGTTGCCAGCGCTGCTCGTCCTCGGCGGCACCCGGATGCTGGGCTGGGTCGGACGGCATTCCCTGACCACGACGGGTCGTGGCCTACCGCACCGGCCGGGCGTGCGATCGTGGTGGGCCAGGCAGGTGGGGCGCCACCCGGCTGTCGCCGTGGCCGTGGCGTGTGTGCTGCTTGTCGCCATGGCGGCACCGGTGGTAACCCTGCGGCTCGGTGGCGCCGACGCGGGCGCGGAGCCCACGTCGGCCACCGCGCGACGCGCGTATGACGTGGTCAGCCGCGACTTCTTCAGCGGTCTCAACGGGCCGATGCTCGTCGTCGTCGACCGGGGGGAGGGCAGCCGGACCGTCGCCGTGACCGACGTCGTCGCCGCCCTCAACACGACGCCGGGGGTCAAACACGCATACGTTTCGTTCGACAGTCCCGAGTCGGGCCTGGCCCTGATCCAGGTACTGCCGCAGGCGGGGCCCCGGTCGACGGACTCCTACGATCTGGTGCACCGACTGCGCAACGACGTCCTGCCGGCGGTACTGCGGCCCACCGTGAGCCGCGCTTACGTGGGCGGGCAGGCGGCGTTGTTCGCCGACATGGCCGCGGACTTCCGCGACGCGCTGCCGATGTTCGCGTTCGTGGTCCTGCTCGCGGTGGGCGCGCTGACCTTCCTCACGGCGTCCTCGCGCGTCACCGCCGCCGTGCTCGCCGTTTCGGAGCTGTCGTGCGGCCTTGCGACGGTCGGTGTCCTGGCGACGGTCTTCCAGCAGGACCGTTTCGCCGGGAAACTGGGCCTCCAGGCCGGTCCGATCGAACCGTTCATCCTGGTCTTCGTGCTGGTCGTCGGGTTCGGCCTATCCCCGGGCATGAACCTGAGCCTGCTGAGCAGACTGCGCGAAACCGATGCGCCAGGCTGGCGGGCGCTCGAAGGCGACGCGGTCAGCCGCGGCCACGCCGACGTGGGGCACGTCGTCCTCACCATGAACCTCATCATGATCCTGGCGTTGTCGGTGGTCGTGGCGCAGCCGTCCCGCACGCTGAAGCTGCTCGGGGTGGGTCTGGCGGTCGGTGTGGCGCTCGACGCATTCGTGGTGCGAGCGGTCGTCCTCCCTGCGCTGGTGCACCTGGATCGGCGCCGTGAAACCGCTGGCGGCGTACCCGCGCAGCGCCGGCCGGCGAGGGCGGCCACGAGGTCGTACGACCCGCCGTCGGCGCCATCCCACGCGGGCAACGGCACGCGCGGCGGCCGTTTCTCCCGGAGGAGTACATAG
- the dnaE gene encoding DNA polymerase III subunit alpha — MPTDSFVHLHVHTEYSMLDGAAKTGLLFKEAAKLGMPAVGMTDHGNMFGAYEFYQGAKSAGVKPIIGIEAYLAPESRHHKRPVLWGERSQRDVDPAGEGGDVSGGGAYTHMTMLAANAAGLRNLFRLSSIASIEGYYRKPRMDHELVSQYSEGIIATTGCPSGEVQTRLRLGQFDKALAAAATYQEVFGADNFFLELMDHGLPIERSVRQGLLDIGDKLGLRPLATNDSHYVTQDQAGSHEVLLCVGTGKKLDDPTRFKFDGSGYYLKSSEEMRNLWDSEVPGACDSSLLIAERVESYDDVFKFVDRMPRYPVPAGETQLSWLRKEIDRGLTWRFPAGVPADVVERVDYEVGVIDKMGFPAYFLVVADICKFARDRGIGLGPGRGSATGSMIAYILGITELNPIEHALIFERFLNPERISPPDIDLDFDERRRGEVIRYITEQYGEDRVAQINTFGTIKAKAAIKDSCRVLGYDYALGDKISKAMPPDVMGQGIPLAGIFDPNHERYGEAAEVRAQYETDTKVRKVIDTARGLEGLTRGTGVHAAGVILCSEPLLDVLPIHRRDNDGAIITGFPFPQCEEMGLLKMDCLGLRNLTVIGDAIEAVKRNRNVDIDLSTLPLEDAKAFELLARGDTLGVFQLDGGPMRNLLRLMAPTKFGDIAAVLALYRPGPMAANSHIEYADRKNGRKEILPIHPELAEALEPILGETYHLVVYQEQVMAIARELAGYSLGGADLLRRAMGKKKKEILDKEFARFSAGMKERGYTDAAVQALWDVLVPFSGYGFNKSHTAGYGVVSFWTAYLKANYPAEFMAALLTSVGDDKDKMAVYLAETRRMGIQVLPPDVNESDLRFGAVGDSIRFGLGAVRNVGENVVASIAAARRRKGAYESFADFLQKVDIGVCNKRTIDSLIKAGAFDSLGHHRRVLVNVHENAIDAVIITKRAEAIGQFDLFGDGGAGEEEESPGLGLDLDLSGPEWPKKELLAQERDMLGLYVSSHPLEGAERALDRHRDTRIVDLAEANDGTTVQIAGIISKIDRRINKNTAKAWAIVTVEDLDASVEVLFFPQSYEVHSYALATDAVISVRGRINEREGSVSLFAQDLTVVDVATHVNGPPVVITLPSHKITPPLVDDLKLVLTTHPGTTPVHLRLEGPQNTHLLLLELQVQASSSLLGDLKALLGARAVTV, encoded by the coding sequence ATGCCGACGGATTCTTTTGTTCACCTCCATGTGCACACTGAGTATTCGATGCTGGACGGTGCGGCGAAAACGGGCCTGCTTTTCAAGGAAGCGGCGAAGTTGGGGATGCCGGCTGTCGGGATGACCGACCACGGTAACATGTTCGGTGCCTACGAATTTTATCAGGGTGCGAAGTCCGCGGGTGTCAAGCCGATCATCGGGATCGAGGCGTACCTGGCGCCCGAGTCGCGCCACCACAAGCGGCCTGTCCTGTGGGGGGAACGCTCGCAGCGCGACGTCGACCCTGCGGGTGAGGGCGGTGACGTGTCCGGTGGCGGCGCCTACACCCACATGACGATGCTCGCAGCCAACGCCGCCGGGCTGCGCAACCTGTTCCGGCTGTCGTCGATCGCGTCGATCGAGGGCTACTACCGCAAGCCGCGGATGGACCACGAGCTGGTCTCCCAGTACTCCGAAGGGATCATCGCGACCACGGGCTGTCCGTCAGGTGAGGTGCAGACCCGGCTTCGTCTGGGCCAGTTCGACAAGGCGCTCGCGGCAGCGGCCACCTACCAGGAGGTCTTCGGCGCGGACAACTTCTTCCTGGAGTTGATGGATCACGGTTTGCCGATCGAGCGCAGCGTCCGCCAGGGGCTGCTCGACATCGGCGACAAGCTGGGGCTTCGCCCGCTGGCCACGAACGATTCGCACTATGTGACCCAGGATCAGGCGGGAAGCCACGAGGTGCTGCTGTGCGTCGGCACCGGTAAAAAACTCGACGATCCGACCCGTTTCAAATTCGACGGATCGGGATATTATCTCAAGTCTTCGGAGGAAATGCGCAACTTGTGGGACAGTGAGGTCCCCGGGGCCTGCGACAGCTCTCTGCTTATCGCCGAGCGCGTCGAGTCCTACGACGATGTTTTCAAGTTTGTGGACCGGATGCCGCGGTACCCTGTCCCCGCGGGTGAGACGCAGCTGTCCTGGCTGCGCAAGGAAATCGACCGCGGACTGACGTGGCGCTTCCCTGCGGGCGTGCCCGCCGATGTGGTCGAGCGCGTCGACTACGAGGTCGGCGTGATCGACAAGATGGGTTTCCCGGCTTACTTCCTGGTCGTCGCCGACATCTGCAAGTTCGCGAGAGATCGGGGCATCGGGCTGGGTCCGGGGCGTGGATCGGCGACCGGGTCGATGATCGCCTACATCCTGGGTATAACCGAGCTGAACCCGATCGAGCACGCGCTGATCTTCGAGCGGTTCCTCAACCCGGAGCGGATCAGCCCGCCGGATATCGACCTGGACTTCGACGAACGTCGACGCGGTGAGGTGATCCGCTACATCACCGAGCAGTACGGCGAGGACCGCGTCGCGCAGATCAACACCTTCGGCACGATCAAGGCCAAGGCCGCGATCAAGGACTCGTGCCGGGTGCTGGGTTACGACTACGCCCTCGGCGACAAGATCTCGAAGGCGATGCCGCCGGATGTGATGGGCCAGGGCATCCCGCTGGCCGGGATCTTCGACCCGAACCATGAGCGGTACGGTGAGGCCGCCGAGGTCCGGGCCCAGTACGAGACCGACACCAAGGTTCGGAAGGTCATCGACACCGCGCGGGGGCTGGAGGGGCTCACCCGCGGCACTGGTGTCCACGCCGCCGGGGTCATCCTGTGCTCGGAGCCGCTGCTGGATGTCCTGCCGATCCATCGCCGCGACAATGACGGCGCGATCATCACCGGGTTCCCGTTTCCTCAGTGCGAGGAGATGGGCCTGCTCAAGATGGACTGCCTCGGGCTGCGGAACCTCACCGTCATCGGTGACGCGATCGAGGCCGTCAAGCGTAACCGCAACGTCGACATCGACCTGTCCACCCTCCCCTTGGAGGACGCCAAGGCCTTCGAGTTGCTCGCCCGCGGCGACACGCTCGGGGTGTTCCAGCTCGACGGCGGACCGATGCGTAACCTGCTGCGCCTGATGGCACCGACGAAGTTCGGCGACATCGCCGCCGTGCTCGCGCTCTACCGGCCCGGCCCGATGGCGGCCAACAGCCACATCGAGTACGCAGACCGCAAGAACGGCCGCAAGGAGATCCTCCCGATCCATCCCGAGCTCGCCGAGGCGCTGGAGCCCATCCTCGGCGAGACCTACCACCTGGTGGTCTACCAGGAGCAGGTCATGGCCATCGCCCGGGAGCTGGCCGGCTACAGCCTCGGCGGCGCCGACCTGCTGCGCCGCGCGATGGGTAAGAAGAAGAAGGAGATCCTGGACAAGGAGTTCGCTCGGTTCTCCGCCGGGATGAAGGAGAGGGGCTACACCGACGCGGCGGTCCAGGCGCTGTGGGACGTGCTTGTCCCGTTCTCCGGCTACGGGTTCAACAAGTCCCACACCGCTGGGTACGGTGTCGTGTCGTTCTGGACGGCCTACCTCAAGGCCAACTACCCGGCCGAGTTCATGGCGGCGCTGCTGACGTCCGTCGGTGACGACAAGGACAAGATGGCGGTGTACCTGGCGGAGACCCGCCGGATGGGTATCCAGGTCCTGCCCCCCGACGTCAACGAGTCGGACCTGCGGTTCGGTGCGGTCGGGGACTCGATCCGCTTCGGCCTGGGGGCCGTCCGTAATGTGGGGGAGAACGTCGTCGCCTCGATAGCCGCCGCCCGGCGGAGGAAGGGCGCGTATGAGTCGTTCGCCGACTTCCTGCAGAAGGTCGACATCGGGGTGTGCAACAAGCGCACCATCGACTCGCTGATCAAGGCCGGGGCGTTCGACTCGCTGGGCCATCACCGCCGGGTGCTGGTCAACGTACACGAGAACGCGATCGACGCGGTGATCATCACGAAGCGGGCCGAGGCCATCGGCCAGTTCGACCTGTTCGGCGACGGGGGCGCCGGCGAGGAGGAGGAGAGCCCGGGGCTAGGACTCGACCTGGACCTGTCCGGCCCCGAATGGCCGAAGAAGGAGCTGCTGGCTCAGGAACGCGACATGCTCGGCCTGTACGTGTCCTCGCATCCGCTCGAAGGCGCCGAGCGGGCGCTGGATCGCCACCGCGACACCCGGATCGTCGACCTCGCCGAGGCCAACGACGGGACGACCGTACAGATCGCCGGTATCATCAGCAAGATCGACCGGCGGATCAACAAGAACACCGCCAAGGCGTGGGCGATCGTGACCGTCGAGGATCTCGATGCCTCCGTCGAGGTGCTGTTCTTCCCCCAGTCCTACGAGGTCCATTCGTACGCGCTCGCGACCGACGCGGTCATCTCGGTGCGGGGCAGGATCAACGAGCGGGAGGGGTCGGTCTCGCTGTTCGCCCAGGACCTGACGGTGGTCGATGTCGCGACGCACGTGAACGGGCCGCCGGTCGTCATCACTCTGCCGTCACACAAGATCACACCACCGCTGGTCGATGACCTCAAACTCGTCCTGACGACCCATCCCGGGACAACTCCGGTGCACCTGCGTCTCGAAGGCCCGCAGAACACGCATCTGCTCCTGCTCGAACTCCAGGTGCAGGCGAGTAGTTCGCTGCTCGGGGACCTCAAGGCCCTGCTGGGTGCCCGAGCGGTCACCGTATGA